Proteins from one candidate division TA06 bacterium genomic window:
- a CDS encoding T9SS type A sorting domain-containing protein: protein MKKNIFMVLALIGLASSVWAAIPSITLTTIWPDTAFSGPYTVRTVIKCSDGLGWVGMGFYFNPDAGSDPLTWPYGGAGNPNDSWIEEYTQSGDTFYFDIPAIPADSMETPVKVGYCILAYNASFAESSVDPSSGYHSFLNKIYTPAYSNVSALKDTFFNGPFVVKTRLNTAYGDSVKDDFIYSDIAGGFNYPRDSVGADGYYYYSIPRFTGNAMTPVKVLWFLTAYDTLGNWAQWPVRRDTMNWFNLIDPMPSNPRTLANTDQTGPFPVWATFKGEGPIINDSLWIYNGGAGNWDPYARDSLKGDVYYYTIPQQQQAVINPINVQWYLKASDSLTGNYTYLPFSASIGVPYEFRIFDWTGPVITNLTQIGNTSSTGPFDVTASCRDTSGIAQVRVYFRAKPSADTSWNYLPMYPTGNPDEYQASLPVQSPGMLVQYYVSARDGALNADGTALWNVSYAPAGGPATPNNFYTGSPQYKLLLVNDGLVATNFGDYYTACLDSNGVTFGYWDNRKANGLTQLRNFNTLIWFTGDDSAGTLIQSERDSLTAFLNRGGNLLLSSKNLGQSLGGKPNSDTVDFYHNYLKVSFDSFNIPVSITAFIGNPGLPISHGIMDTLSIATLGTAGNWKSIDRVLPLAGADSLFTAKTIGGCGVVICSTGVYKSVYSSIPLEAVSKTSAGKLSRTAFIGRCLNWFGIQTFYKVEGEEVSEAGPVHDAALLYQAYPNPFGQITNIKYQIAKSGQVSLKVYNVLGQMVRTLVDEDKKMGSYEVVWNGRDETGNKVSNGIYLYRLVANDQSQTKKVVVLR from the coding sequence ATGAAAAAAAATATTTTTATGGTTTTGGCCCTGATCGGCCTGGCCAGCTCTGTTTGGGCCGCGATCCCCAGCATCACCCTGACCACCATCTGGCCCGATACCGCCTTCTCCGGGCCCTATACCGTCCGGACGGTGATAAAATGTTCCGACGGTCTGGGATGGGTAGGGATGGGTTTTTACTTTAATCCGGACGCCGGCTCTGATCCCTTGACTTGGCCCTATGGCGGGGCGGGTAACCCCAACGACAGCTGGATAGAGGAGTACACCCAATCGGGAGACACATTTTACTTCGATATCCCGGCCATTCCCGCTGACTCAATGGAAACCCCGGTCAAGGTCGGCTATTGCATCCTGGCCTATAACGCTTCTTTTGCCGAGTCTTCGGTAGATCCCAGTTCCGGCTACCACAGTTTCTTGAATAAAATCTATACCCCGGCCTATTCCAACGTCAGTGCCCTGAAGGACACTTTCTTCAACGGGCCGTTTGTGGTCAAGACCAGGCTAAACACCGCCTACGGCGACTCGGTCAAGGACGACTTCATCTACAGCGACATCGCCGGAGGATTCAATTATCCCAGGGACAGCGTTGGGGCCGATGGATATTATTACTATAGCATTCCCCGGTTTACCGGGAACGCCATGACCCCGGTCAAAGTCCTCTGGTTTTTAACCGCCTACGACACCCTGGGCAACTGGGCCCAGTGGCCGGTGCGCCGCGATACCATGAACTGGTTCAACCTGATTGACCCCATGCCCTCCAATCCCAGGACCTTAGCCAATACAGATCAAACCGGGCCGTTCCCGGTCTGGGCCACCTTTAAGGGAGAAGGACCGATCATCAACGATTCGCTGTGGATCTACAATGGCGGCGCCGGCAATTGGGACCCCTATGCCCGCGACAGTCTGAAGGGCGATGTATATTACTATACCATTCCCCAGCAGCAGCAGGCGGTGATAAATCCGATAAACGTGCAATGGTACTTAAAGGCTTCCGACAGCCTGACCGGAAACTATACCTACCTGCCGTTTTCCGCCAGCATCGGCGTGCCTTATGAGTTCAGGATATTTGACTGGACCGGCCCGGTGATCACCAACCTAACTCAGATCGGCAACACTTCATCCACCGGTCCGTTCGACGTCACGGCCAGCTGCCGCGACACCTCGGGCATCGCGCAGGTGCGGGTCTATTTCCGGGCCAAGCCTTCGGCCGACACCTCCTGGAACTATCTGCCGATGTACCCCACCGGCAATCCCGACGAATACCAGGCCAGCCTGCCGGTGCAGTCTCCCGGGATGCTGGTCCAATATTACGTTTCCGCCCGGGACGGGGCCCTTAACGCCGACGGCACCGCTTTGTGGAACGTCTCTTACGCACCGGCCGGCGGCCCGGCCACCCCCAATAATTTTTATACCGGCAGCCCGCAGTACAAGCTGCTGCTGGTCAACGACGGGCTGGTCGCCACCAATTTCGGCGACTACTATACCGCCTGCCTGGACAGCAACGGGGTTACCTTTGGCTACTGGGATAACCGCAAGGCCAATGGGCTGACCCAGCTCCGCAATTTCAACACCCTGATCTGGTTCACCGGCGACGACAGCGCTGGCACCTTGATCCAATCAGAACGGGACAGTTTAACCGCTTTCCTGAACCGGGGCGGGAATCTGCTGCTCTCCTCCAAAAATCTGGGGCAGAGCCTGGGGGGGAAGCCCAACAGCGATACCGTGGACTTCTATCATAATTACTTAAAGGTCAGTTTTGATTCCTTCAATATACCGGTCTCCATCACGGCCTTCATTGGCAACCCCGGTCTGCCGATCAGCCACGGCATTATGGATACCTTGTCTATCGCCACGTTGGGGACGGCCGGGAATTGGAAGTCAATAGACAGGGTGCTTCCCCTGGCCGGGGCCGACTCTTTGTTTACGGCCAAGACCATCGGCGGCTGCGGAGTAGTCATTTGTTCAACCGGGGTCTATAAAAGCGTGTACAGCAGCATACCCTTGGAGGCGGTGAGTAAAACCTCGGCCGGCAAGTTATCCCGCACCGCTTTCATCGGGCGGTGCTTAAACTGGTTCGGCATCCAGACTTTCTACAAGGTGGAGGGCGAGGAGGTGTCCGAGGCCGGCCCGGTTCACGATGCGGCCCTGCTGTATCAGGCCTATCCCAATCCCTTTGGCCAAATTACAAATATCAAATATCAAATTGCAAAATCGGGGCAGGTGTCCCTGAAAGTTTACAACGTGCTGGGCCAGATGGTGCGAACGCTGGTCGATGAAGATAAGAAGATGGGAAGCTATGAAGTTGTGTGGAACGGAAGAGACGAAACCGGCAACAAGGTCTCCAACGGGATCTACCTTTACCGATTAGTAGCCAATGACCAAAGCCAGACCAAAAAGGTGGTAGTTTTACGGTAA
- a CDS encoding T9SS type A sorting domain-containing protein produces MNRKLFTILGLALFLVCALAPMWRWAAVQAKPVERAKATPFKASDYAKASSDRLTPAEGLQPAGRPAAKAAVDTVFFDDFEADTVGWDTIDMSFQTPKWHIDSYQAYAGNSWWCGTSTDTAGWSTPPGYGDGWAQFLISPNFDLTAISADSVIFSMWHYYNLEGPAFPDDWDCINVWADTTGDTLWHFDNWINLTPDTLRFPGTAYNISHPYSWTYTGLSPDLVPIYGWGGDNGGYTQAGFDLTRFKGKNLRLCFIGASDAAASDQTRNMNYHGIWYLDNIQVDTVSAGGARGSIFFEDGETGSGAWKATGKTPKINWHRSARRASSGTTSWYNGSEATGKYSWGQSDAMVSPLIDLRPVSNSQPCLLDFRIWPEVPDDGSDLNTYNDWWRIDVSTDSGRNWLDFAGIFIDSSKQWKNHSDIWPLNLSSYIGKIIKLRIGMGSDGDNHVGEGVYIDDFIVTGKTRDPLPSASSICLVDNDGGAADLSENSWTKYMEASLANLGYKYSVVTIGVNKTMTPGYLEQYPLVIWNLGANFDYRAGAEYKALAIKDQECILSYLNNGGRMWMAGQYYFYANGTQIDTTVHPNFWRDYLHLAPDTGWAAATTYKVTGIAGDPIGDGLADSLLYDRLNGSSVYWTDPWHAYTLNPDTPAVNVAGFMKNDDGTFNGLRYQDTTGLGYKLVYTSFPFEAVPTPVSRDTLTARVINWLKPGLNGDYTPPAVPIGLALQQNYDTVKCVWRANAEPDIKGYKVYRSLQSGIPTWSKVGSALHPDTAFADTTAESGLTYNYAITACDTLVPANESLKSLWSRIYVAPVMGLEGRPVEPFTVYSFKLEQNKPNPFKQLTTINYQLAKQGQVSLKVYSIAGQAVKTLASSVQQARAYSVTWDGRDDKGRALSNGVYFYRLEARGQNGQERLSQTKRLIIVK; encoded by the coding sequence ATGAACCGAAAATTGTTCACAATTTTGGGTCTGGCGCTGTTTCTGGTCTGTGCGCTTGCCCCGATGTGGCGGTGGGCGGCAGTCCAGGCCAAGCCCGTGGAAAGGGCCAAAGCCACGCCGTTCAAGGCTTCCGACTACGCTAAAGCTTCTTCGGACAGGCTTACGCCCGCCGAAGGGCTTCAGCCCGCAGGCAGGCCTGCGGCCAAGGCTGCGGTGGATACGGTCTTTTTCGATGATTTTGAAGCTGATACCGTGGGGTGGGACACCATAGATATGTCTTTTCAAACTCCCAAATGGCATATTGATTCCTATCAGGCCTATGCCGGTAACTCCTGGTGGTGCGGAACCAGCACCGATACCGCAGGCTGGAGCACTCCGCCGGGCTATGGCGACGGATGGGCCCAGTTTTTGATATCGCCGAATTTTGACCTTACCGCGATATCAGCCGACTCGGTGATATTTTCCATGTGGCATTACTACAATTTGGAGGGTCCGGCCTTTCCTGACGACTGGGATTGCATCAACGTCTGGGCCGACACCACCGGCGATACCTTGTGGCATTTTGACAATTGGATAAACCTTACCCCCGATACCCTGCGTTTTCCCGGAACGGCCTATAACATATCGCACCCCTATTCCTGGACATACACCGGACTGTCACCGGACCTGGTGCCGATCTACGGCTGGGGCGGCGACAACGGCGGCTATACTCAGGCCGGCTTTGATCTGACCCGTTTCAAGGGCAAGAACTTGCGGCTGTGCTTCATAGGCGCCAGCGACGCCGCAGCCTCGGATCAGACCCGGAATATGAATTACCACGGGATATGGTATCTGGACAATATTCAGGTTGATACCGTCAGCGCCGGCGGCGCCAGAGGATCCATATTCTTTGAGGATGGCGAAACCGGTTCCGGCGCTTGGAAAGCCACCGGCAAAACCCCCAAGATCAACTGGCACCGGAGCGCCAGAAGGGCCAGCAGCGGGACCACATCCTGGTATAACGGGAGCGAGGCCACCGGGAAATACTCCTGGGGGCAGTCGGATGCCATGGTGTCGCCGCTTATTGACCTGCGGCCGGTGAGCAACTCCCAGCCTTGCCTGTTGGATTTCAGGATCTGGCCCGAGGTTCCGGACGATGGGTCGGATTTAAACACCTATAACGACTGGTGGCGGATAGATGTTTCCACCGATTCGGGGCGCAACTGGCTGGACTTTGCCGGCATCTTCATCGATTCCAGCAAACAATGGAAGAACCACTCGGATATTTGGCCGCTAAACTTGAGCAGTTATATTGGCAAGATCATCAAGCTGCGCATCGGCATGGGCAGCGACGGCGACAACCATGTAGGCGAGGGAGTTTACATAGACGATTTCATCGTTACCGGCAAGACCCGCGATCCTCTGCCGTCGGCCAGCAGCATCTGTCTGGTAGACAATGACGGCGGGGCCGCCGACCTTTCCGAAAATTCCTGGACCAAATACATGGAAGCCTCGCTGGCCAATCTAGGCTACAAATACTCAGTGGTAACGATAGGGGTCAATAAAACCATGACCCCCGGCTATCTGGAACAGTATCCCTTGGTAATTTGGAACCTGGGCGCCAATTTCGATTATCGGGCCGGCGCGGAGTACAAGGCCCTGGCCATAAAGGATCAGGAATGCATACTGTCATACTTGAATAACGGCGGCAGGATGTGGATGGCCGGGCAGTACTATTTCTACGCCAACGGCACCCAGATAGACACCACGGTTCACCCCAACTTCTGGAGGGACTACCTGCACCTGGCCCCGGACACCGGCTGGGCGGCCGCCACCACCTACAAAGTGACCGGCATTGCCGGCGACCCGATAGGCGACGGCCTGGCCGACTCGCTGCTATACGACCGGCTTAACGGCAGCAGCGTCTATTGGACCGATCCCTGGCACGCTTACACGCTTAATCCCGATACTCCGGCGGTAAATGTGGCCGGCTTCATGAAGAACGACGACGGCACCTTCAACGGCCTGCGTTATCAGGATACTACCGGGCTGGGCTACAAGTTAGTGTACACCTCGTTCCCCTTCGAGGCGGTCCCCACTCCGGTATCCCGCGATACTTTGACGGCCCGGGTCATCAACTGGCTTAAACCCGGTTTAAACGGCGATTACACTCCGCCGGCGGTTCCGATCGGTTTGGCGTTGCAACAGAATTACGACACAGTCAAATGCGTTTGGCGGGCCAATGCCGAGCCGGATATCAAGGGCTATAAAGTCTACCGTTCCCTGCAAAGCGGGATTCCGACCTGGAGCAAGGTAGGAAGCGCCCTGCATCCGGACACCGCATTTGCCGACACCACGGCGGAATCCGGCCTGACCTACAACTACGCGATAACGGCCTGCGACACTCTGGTTCCGGCCAACGAAAGCCTGAAATCGCTGTGGTCGCGGATTTACGTAGCGCCGGTGATGGGGCTGGAAGGCAGGCCAGTTGAACCGTTTACCGTTTACAGTTTCAAATTAGAGCAGAACAAGCCGAACCCGTTTAAACAATTAACAACGATCAATTATCAATTAGCCAAGCAGGGCCAGGTCAGTTTGAAGGTGTACAGCATCGCCGGACAGGCGGTCAAAACATTAGCGTCCAGCGTACAGCAGGCCAGAGCGTATAGCGTAACCTGGGACGGAAGGGATGACAAGGGCCGGGCGCTTTCCAACGGCGTGTATTTTTACCGGTTAGAGGCCCGGGGCCAGAACGGCCAGGAACGCCTGAGCCAAACCAAACGACTGATAATCGTGAAGTAG